The following proteins are co-located in the Pleurocapsa minor HA4230-MV1 genome:
- a CDS encoding DUF4351 domain-containing protein produces MANINHDQLFKELLTTFFVEFLELLFPSVLEYLDTDSIQFVDKEIFTDVVGGEKKIVDIVALAKFQEQDYSFLIHVENQASNAPKFNRRMFRYFCSLFLKYDRPIYPIVVFSYDSPQRLDKSNFVIDFPDKQILKFDYEIVQLNRLDWRNFLQQKNPVAAALMAKMKIDKQDRPTVKAQCLRLLVTLKLDPAKMQLISGFVDTYLRLNSNEEALFQSELGTMETREQEQIMQITTSWKEEGRIEEKLAITLRLLNRKLGNLPEAIADRIKSLEPIQLDSLTEDLLDFQSLDDLQNWLSKS; encoded by the coding sequence ATGGCTAATATCAACCACGACCAATTATTTAAAGAGCTTTTAACTACTTTTTTCGTTGAATTTCTGGAGCTTTTGTTTCCCTCAGTTCTTGAATATCTGGACACTGATTCAATTCAGTTTGTAGATAAGGAAATTTTTACTGATGTAGTTGGCGGTGAAAAGAAGATCGTGGATATCGTTGCTCTGGCTAAGTTTCAAGAACAGGATTACTCGTTTTTGATTCATGTTGAAAATCAAGCTTCTAACGCTCCCAAATTTAATCGCCGAATGTTTAGATATTTTTGTAGCCTCTTCCTTAAATACGATCGCCCCATTTATCCGATTGTTGTTTTTTCTTATGATTCTCCGCAAAGGCTAGACAAAAGTAACTTTGTGATTGACTTTCCAGATAAACAGATTTTAAAGTTTGACTATGAAATAGTGCAGCTTAATCGTCTGGATTGGCGTAATTTTTTACAGCAGAAGAATCCTGTTGCTGCTGCGCTGATGGCGAAGATGAAAATTGATAAACAAGATCGCCCGACGGTCAAAGCTCAATGTCTTCGCCTTCTGGTTACTCTCAAACTTGACCCTGCCAAGATGCAGTTGATTTCAGGCTTTGTCGATACCTATCTCCGTCTTAACTCTAATGAGGAGGCGTTATTTCAATCTGAGTTAGGTACAATGGAAACAAGGGAACAGGAACAGATTATGCAGATTACTACATCTTGGAAAGAAGAAGGACGAATTGAAGAAAAGCTTGCTATTACTCTGCGTTTACTCAATCGTAAACTAGGGAATCTCCCAGAGGCGATCGCCGATCGCATCAAGTCTTTAGAACCAATCCAGTTAGATTCTTTGACAGAGGATTTACTCGATTTTCAATCTCTTGACGATCTTCAGAATTGGCTCAGTAAGTCCTAG
- a CDS encoding GFA family protein, with amino-acid sequence MTAPYTGGCQCGQIRYEIQAEPLTLYACHCKECQKQSSSAFGMSMPVPRDAVVILQGQPKQWKRLPIYLSYFQHFGG; translated from the coding sequence ATGACCGCTCCTTATACTGGAGGATGTCAATGTGGGCAAATTCGATATGAAATCCAAGCTGAACCTTTGACACTGTATGCTTGTCATTGTAAAGAATGTCAAAAGCAATCTTCTAGTGCATTTGGGATGTCTATGCCCGTTCCCCGCGATGCAGTTGTTATTCTCCAAGGACAACCGAAACAATGGAAGCGACTCCCAATTTATTTGTCTTACTTCCAGCACTTTGGGGGCTGA
- a CDS encoding Crp/Fnr family transcriptional regulator: MKNYENYGGFPLTYDQSRSANRLLKALPEEEYSRLEPHLISISLPVGTVFYEASEKIETVYFPKSALISLVNTLSTGTTTEIGIVGGTGMVGLPVILGNGYSSQRAIVQLVGSALKISALVLKQEFDRGGKLQKILLEYAQTRLNEVAQLAVCNRHHTIEERLARWLLTVQDLTQFEELPLTQEFIGQMLGCRRSGVTIAASTLQGAGLISYARGKIHILNRPALEETSCECYQIFHNNFYRQ; the protein is encoded by the coding sequence ATGAAAAATTATGAAAATTATGGAGGTTTTCCGTTGACTTATGATCAATCCCGCTCGGCAAATCGTCTTTTAAAAGCTTTGCCAGAAGAGGAATATAGTCGCCTAGAGCCTCACTTAATTTCTATATCTCTTCCTGTGGGAACTGTTTTTTACGAAGCTTCAGAAAAGATCGAAACCGTTTACTTTCCCAAATCTGCGTTAATCTCTTTGGTTAACACTTTAAGTACTGGTACAACTACGGAAATTGGGATCGTTGGCGGTACGGGAATGGTTGGTCTTCCAGTTATTTTGGGAAATGGCTACAGTAGTCAACGGGCAATTGTTCAATTAGTTGGCAGCGCTCTTAAAATTTCGGCTTTGGTTTTAAAACAGGAGTTTGACCGAGGAGGAAAGTTGCAAAAAATATTATTGGAATACGCTCAAACCAGACTAAACGAAGTTGCTCAACTAGCAGTTTGCAACCGTCATCATACAATTGAAGAGCGTTTAGCTCGTTGGCTGCTGACAGTTCAGGATTTAACCCAATTTGAAGAGCTGCCTCTGACTCAGGAATTTATTGGTCAGATGCTGGGATGCCGTCGTTCAGGAGTAACCATCGCCGCCAGTACACTTCAAGGAGCGGGATTAATTAGTTATGCCCGAGGCAAAATTCATATTCTAAATCGGCCAGCTTTAGAGGAGACTTCCTGTGAATGTTATCAGATTTTCCACAATAATTTTTATCGCCAATAA
- the rplI gene encoding 50S ribosomal protein L9, whose translation MAKRVSVVLNQSVSKLGSDGDLVDVAPGFARNYLIPQGLASIATKGIIQQVEVRREKERQIKLAEKQAAENKKVAFKTIGKLTIRKQVGEENAIFGTVTTQEIADVIKEQAGIEVDRRGIEVPDVSKTGNYQAEVKLHPEVSATVDFQVIPL comes from the coding sequence ATGGCAAAGCGCGTATCCGTAGTTTTGAATCAAAGTGTCAGTAAATTAGGCAGCGATGGAGATCTAGTCGACGTTGCTCCTGGTTTTGCTCGTAATTATCTAATTCCTCAAGGTTTAGCCAGCATTGCTACTAAAGGAATTATTCAGCAGGTAGAAGTCAGAAGAGAGAAAGAAAGACAAATCAAACTAGCTGAAAAACAGGCAGCCGAAAACAAAAAAGTTGCTTTCAAAACCATTGGCAAATTGACGATTCGCAAGCAGGTTGGGGAAGAAAACGCCATTTTTGGTACTGTAACCACCCAAGAAATAGCAGACGTAATTAAAGAGCAAGCGGGAATTGAAGTCGATCGTCGAGGAATTGAAGTTCCTGATGTTAGCAAGACTGGAAACTATCAAGCAGAAGTCAAACTACACCCCGAAGTAAGCGCTACAGTTGATTTCCAAGTAATTCCTTTGTAG
- a CDS encoding alpha/beta hydrolase translates to MFPSYIPAEASNLTEAQSIALTKQIKQVAIPTPLSKEDVATTYVHQGTGGTPILLIHGFDSSLLEFRRLLPILAAQQSTYAVDLLGFGFTQRNLEISLNSENIKTHLYCFWQTVIQQPVIIVGASMGGAAAIDFTLNYPDAVEKLVLLDSAGLAKQPAIGKFMFSPIDTFATEFLRNPKIRQSISRSAYFDRSLASLDAQVCAALHLKCFNWHKSLIAFTKSGGYGSLIDKISTIQQPTLIIWGRQDKILGIKDAVKFQQAIPHSKLVWIDRCGHVPHLEQPDITATEILTLALSS, encoded by the coding sequence ATGTTTCCCAGCTACATACCAGCCGAAGCTAGCAATTTAACTGAAGCTCAATCGATCGCTTTAACAAAACAAATTAAACAAGTAGCTATTCCTACACCATTAAGCAAGGAAGATGTGGCAACTACCTATGTTCATCAAGGAACTGGGGGTACACCTATTTTGCTCATTCATGGCTTTGATAGCTCTTTACTAGAGTTTCGTCGTCTCTTGCCTATTCTCGCAGCGCAACAGTCAACCTATGCAGTAGATCTGCTGGGATTCGGTTTTACTCAGCGGAATTTAGAGATTTCACTGAACTCAGAAAATATTAAAACTCATTTATATTGTTTTTGGCAAACTGTAATTCAGCAGCCTGTAATTATAGTAGGTGCTTCGATGGGTGGTGCAGCAGCGATTGATTTTACGCTCAATTATCCCGACGCAGTAGAGAAGCTGGTTTTGCTAGATAGTGCAGGTTTAGCCAAGCAACCCGCCATTGGTAAGTTCATGTTTTCTCCTATCGATACATTTGCCACGGAGTTTCTGCGTAATCCCAAGATTCGTCAAAGCATTAGTCGCTCTGCTTATTTCGATCGAAGTTTGGCTAGTTTAGATGCTCAAGTCTGTGCTGCACTGCATTTAAAGTGTTTCAATTGGCACAAGTCTCTAATTGCCTTTACTAAAAGTGGTGGTTATGGATCTCTAATTGACAAAATTTCCACCATCCAACAGCCTACCCTAATTATCTGGGGCAGACAGGACAAAATCTTAGGCATTAAAGATGCTGTTAAATTTCAGCAAGCTATTCCTCATAGTAAGCTCGTTTGGATCGATCGCTGTGGTCATGTTCCTCATTTAGAACAGCCAGATATTACTGCTACAGAAATATTGACTTTAGCTCTTAGCTCTTAG
- a CDS encoding four helix bundle protein yields MQDFTQLKVWQKAHNFTVNLYKITQDFPTEEKFGLTNQIRRASVSIESNISEGCGRNGDKEFSRFLDIAQGSAYEVKCQILIARDLGYLDHNKSQLLTDKINEISRMINALNQKLRAKS; encoded by the coding sequence ATCCAAGATTTCACCCAGTTAAAAGTTTGGCAAAAAGCACATAACTTCACTGTCAACTTATACAAGATAACTCAAGACTTTCCGACAGAAGAAAAATTTGGTCTAACTAATCAAATTAGACGAGCATCTGTGTCAATTGAATCAAACATTAGCGAAGGATGCGGGCGTAATGGGGATAAAGAATTTAGTCGTTTTTTAGATATAGCTCAAGGTAGCGCTTATGAGGTCAAATGTCAAATATTAATTGCTAGAGATTTAGGTTATTTAGATCATAATAAATCTCAATTATTAACAGACAAGATCAATGAAATTTCTAGGATGATAAATGCTTTAAATCAAAAGCTAAGAGCTAAGAGCTAA
- a CDS encoding GNAT family N-acetyltransferase: MQIRLFQPEDTPQIAQLFHNTVRKVNIQDYSAEQIIAWSPDDIYFRDWLAICSSNFTYVALENDKILGFGELESNGHIDCFYIHDRHQRQGIGSKIYQAIEIKAMQLGLTRLFTEASITAKPFFISRGFEIINPQEVSCRGQIFINYLMDKNIYG; encoded by the coding sequence ATGCAGATTAGATTATTTCAACCTGAAGATACACCACAAATTGCCCAGCTATTTCACAATACAGTGAGAAAAGTCAATATTCAGGATTATTCGGCGGAACAGATTATCGCTTGGTCGCCTGATGATATTTATTTTAGAGATTGGCTGGCAATATGTTCGAGTAATTTTACTTATGTTGCCTTAGAAAACGACAAAATTCTCGGCTTTGGTGAATTAGAATCAAACGGTCATATTGATTGTTTTTATATTCACGATCGACATCAGCGTCAAGGAATTGGTAGCAAGATCTATCAAGCTATAGAAATTAAAGCTATGCAATTAGGTTTGACTCGCTTATTTACTGAAGCTAGTATTACTGCCAAACCTTTTTTTATTAGTCGCGGATTTGAAATCATTAATCCTCAAGAAGTGTCTTGCCGAGGACAAATTTTTATCAATTATTTAATGGACAAGAATATTTATGGCTGA
- a CDS encoding EAL domain-containing protein: MKFSFNSLKDKHLNFNQANNWLNTYRSSLFLLTILITVIVMGVRRLGALQALELLAYDCMVNLHNENQTDSRLLIVEITDKDIEKYNNYPIKDWVIAQLLRKLQQHQPKAIGFDLYREVAYPPGTNALRQELQKDNVVVIQLIGHGENGVSAPPGVRSEQIGFNDIVADVEDDVLRRNLMYVQFGSAEVEEMYSFSLRLSLKYLEERQLKFQVGDDYLQIGEAKFPDLKPNSGGYQLKDAETAGQQILLDYQSPNIAQRVTLNEVLAGKVAPSLIKNKIVLIGATSPSVKDILSTPYNQGSESLMPGVVAHAQMTSQILSIVLDDATLFWFWSEWVEGVWVWGWSIVAVAIAWRLKHPVAIIMGGIAGVGSLIIICFVAFTLAGWIPLMPAAISLTVTIASVLGYKALYNLFYDSLTGLPNRSLFAKQLKKIKRKDKDKSPGFIGILCLDLDRFKLINDGLGYQAGDRILLETAQRLQENLHSKTILARVGADEFAIAIKTDRYTTEAIETANKLDRAIALPYKLKEQEIFTCVSIGLAFSPLGEDFQPEELLQASHAAMYKAKISGKRRHEVFTTNMHQQALKRLELEADLNQAINKQEFELHYQPIICLKTGMIKGFEALVRWQSPTRGFVSPGAFIPVAEETGLIVPMGEWILTTACHQMQQWREQFPHAESVVMSVNLSSRQFAQANLIAQVQETLITTGLGGANLKLEITESMVMDDVNNTIELLHELKKLDIKISMDDFGTGYSSFNYLHLFPTDTLKIDRSFVSNMNQGVKNQDIVNTIVILAHRLGMDVIAEGIETKVERDLLHQFNCEYGQGYYFAKPLSQKDATELFEQNKTWEIDY; the protein is encoded by the coding sequence ATGAAATTTAGCTTTAATAGCCTAAAAGATAAACACTTGAATTTTAATCAAGCTAATAATTGGCTGAACACATATAGATCTTCTCTATTTCTCTTAACTATTTTAATTACAGTTATAGTAATGGGAGTTCGGCGTTTAGGTGCGTTACAGGCTTTAGAATTGTTGGCATATGATTGTATGGTCAATCTACACAATGAGAATCAAACTGATTCTCGGTTATTAATAGTAGAAATTACGGATAAAGATATAGAAAAATATAATAATTATCCGATTAAAGATTGGGTGATTGCTCAACTATTAAGAAAATTACAGCAGCATCAACCTAAAGCGATTGGATTCGATCTATATCGCGAAGTAGCTTATCCCCCTGGTACAAATGCCCTGAGACAGGAATTACAAAAAGATAATGTGGTTGTAATTCAATTAATTGGTCATGGAGAAAATGGTGTTTCAGCACCCCCTGGAGTACGCTCAGAACAAATAGGTTTTAACGATATTGTGGCTGATGTAGAAGATGATGTTTTACGTCGCAACTTAATGTATGTTCAGTTTGGTTCAGCAGAAGTTGAGGAAATGTATTCTTTTTCACTGCGCTTGAGTCTTAAATATTTGGAGGAACGTCAACTTAAGTTTCAGGTTGGTGATGATTATCTTCAGATTGGAGAGGCAAAATTTCCCGATTTAAAGCCAAATTCAGGCGGATATCAGCTAAAAGATGCCGAAACCGCAGGTCAACAAATTCTGCTCGATTATCAATCACCCAATATTGCTCAACGGGTTACTTTAAATGAAGTCTTGGCAGGCAAAGTTGCCCCTAGCTTAATTAAAAACAAGATAGTCTTAATTGGTGCTACTTCCCCCAGTGTCAAAGACATTTTATCCACACCCTATAACCAAGGCTCTGAAAGCTTAATGCCAGGAGTGGTAGCTCATGCTCAAATGACCAGTCAAATTTTAAGCATCGTTTTGGATGATGCTACCCTATTTTGGTTTTGGTCAGAATGGGTTGAAGGAGTTTGGGTTTGGGGTTGGTCAATCGTAGCGGTGGCGATCGCCTGGAGATTAAAACACCCAGTAGCAATTATTATGGGGGGAATCGCTGGTGTTGGCAGTTTAATTATTATTTGTTTTGTCGCCTTTACTTTGGCAGGCTGGATTCCCTTGATGCCAGCAGCAATTAGTTTAACTGTAACGATCGCCAGTGTTTTAGGTTATAAAGCACTTTATAATCTTTTTTACGATTCTTTAACAGGATTGCCGAATCGCAGTTTATTTGCTAAACAACTAAAGAAAATTAAGCGCAAGGACAAGGACAAGTCTCCTGGTTTTATTGGGATTTTATGTCTAGACTTAGATCGTTTTAAGTTAATTAATGATGGTTTAGGATATCAAGCGGGCGATCGCATTCTACTCGAAACAGCTCAAAGATTGCAAGAAAATTTACATTCCAAGACAATTTTAGCAAGGGTTGGTGCTGATGAATTTGCGATCGCGATTAAAACTGACCGATACACCACAGAAGCGATTGAAACTGCCAACAAGTTAGATCGAGCGATCGCTTTGCCTTATAAACTCAAAGAACAAGAAATTTTTACTTGTGTCAGCATTGGTTTAGCCTTTAGTCCCTTGGGAGAAGACTTTCAGCCAGAAGAGTTATTACAAGCTTCCCACGCTGCTATGTATAAGGCAAAAATATCGGGTAAAAGACGGCATGAAGTATTTACCACTAACATGCATCAACAGGCTTTGAAGCGACTGGAATTGGAAGCTGATTTAAACCAAGCCATCAACAAGCAAGAGTTTGAACTTCACTATCAACCGATAATTTGCTTAAAAACGGGCATGATTAAGGGATTTGAAGCTTTAGTCCGCTGGCAGTCACCGACTCGTGGTTTTGTTTCTCCTGGAGCATTTATCCCCGTTGCCGAAGAAACAGGTTTGATTGTACCGATGGGAGAGTGGATTTTGACCACCGCCTGTCATCAGATGCAGCAATGGCGAGAACAGTTTCCTCATGCAGAATCGGTGGTGATGAGCGTTAATCTTTCTAGTAGACAGTTTGCTCAGGCAAATTTGATTGCCCAAGTCCAAGAAACATTAATCACCACAGGATTAGGTGGGGCAAATCTTAAGCTCGAAATCACGGAAAGCATGGTGATGGATGATGTCAACAATACGATCGAACTACTCCACGAGCTAAAAAAACTCGATATCAAAATTAGCATGGATGATTTTGGCACAGGCTATTCTTCTTTTAATTATCTGCATCTTTTTCCGACAGATACTTTGAAAATAGACCGCTCTTTTGTCAGTAATATGAATCAAGGAGTTAAGAATCAAGATATTGTCAACACCATTGTGATCTTGGCTCACAGATTGGGGATGGATGTGATTGCTGAAGGCATTGAAACTAAAGTTGAGCGAGATCTTTTACATCAGTTTAATTGTGAATACGGACAAGGTTATTATTTTGCTAAACCCTTATCCCAAAAGGATGCAACGGAGTTATTTGAGCAGAACAAAACATGGGAAATTGATTACTGA
- a CDS encoding polysaccharide deacetylase family protein yields MKKLSQELVNGVAQLFPDAIFYHQTTEKIVALTIDDAPCPQDRGDCGTKLILEAIAQHNQEYAHLEPAKATFFIISSHLSPDSAIISEIMAQGHEIANHGVIDETHALLTPQQFEQQLKEAHDRLLDLTGRDIRWYRPGRGFYNQTMVQAIANLTAKESYDLKLVLASMIPFDTFDLTNHPWLTAMYTKQMIFPGAILVFHANSLKVAKNTAIALKSILKDLRQRGYRIVTVSELLNQD; encoded by the coding sequence ATGAAAAAATTATCTCAGGAATTGGTCAACGGTGTGGCGCAGCTATTTCCTGATGCAATTTTTTATCACCAGACGACAGAAAAAATAGTGGCATTAACGATTGATGATGCACCTTGTCCCCAAGATCGAGGAGATTGTGGCACTAAATTGATTTTAGAAGCGATCGCCCAACACAATCAAGAATACGCTCACTTAGAGCCAGCTAAAGCGACATTTTTCATCATTAGCAGCCATCTTAGTCCTGATTCAGCAATTATCTCGGAAATTATGGCTCAAGGTCACGAAATAGCCAATCATGGAGTAATCGACGAAACTCATGCCTTATTAACGCCTCAACAGTTTGAGCAGCAGCTTAAAGAAGCACACGATCGACTATTAGACCTTACAGGAAGAGATATTCGTTGGTATCGTCCAGGGAGAGGTTTTTATAATCAGACTATGGTGCAAGCGATCGCTAACTTAACCGCTAAGGAAAGTTACGACCTTAAATTAGTTCTCGCTTCCATGATCCCCTTTGATACTTTTGATTTAACTAATCATCCCTGGTTAACGGCAATGTATACCAAACAAATGATTTTTCCTGGGGCAATTTTAGTCTTTCATGCTAACTCGCTGAAGGTCGCCAAAAATACGGCGATCGCCTTAAAAAGTATTTTAAAAGACTTGAGACAAAGAGGCTATCGTATCGTTACTGTCAGTGAACTATTAAACCAAGATTAA
- a CDS encoding DUF928 domain-containing protein has translation MFNIKYIPTQLMRLFSLALVLNLICLGLANSVTAEQKSEKTRTADFGLPTHRRDGGSRGSQDSCVVNAETQNLMALIPQKNVGKNASASPKLFFYVPELKKPSTLEFVLRNKQDQLIYETFLSTEGNGIISIEVPAGVKSNLLETDQNYHWYLSMICNHQQRSRDIVVEGWMHQGRLDLATQTQLNKASSLEKAEVYRQQGFWFDALSALTENPDSVAEETMMRQKWSEMLVSVGLETLASKPFIKTKLIENP, from the coding sequence ATGTTTAACATTAAATATATACCCACTCAATTGATGAGATTATTTAGCTTAGCTTTGGTTTTAAACCTAATTTGCTTAGGATTAGCTAACTCTGTCACAGCAGAACAAAAATCAGAAAAAACTAGGACAGCAGATTTTGGCTTACCAACTCATCGTCGAGATGGAGGTAGTAGAGGTAGTCAAGATAGTTGCGTTGTCAATGCCGAAACCCAAAACTTAATGGCGTTAATTCCGCAAAAGAATGTGGGTAAGAATGCTTCTGCTTCGCCCAAGCTATTTTTCTATGTTCCAGAGCTTAAAAAGCCTAGTACCCTAGAGTTTGTTTTACGCAATAAACAAGACCAACTGATATACGAAACTTTTCTCTCGACTGAGGGTAATGGTATTATCAGCATTGAAGTTCCTGCTGGGGTGAAGTCTAATTTGCTGGAAACAGATCAAAACTACCATTGGTATTTATCAATGATCTGTAATCATCAACAGCGTTCTCGTGACATTGTAGTTGAAGGATGGATGCACCAAGGAAGACTCGATCTGGCTACTCAAACGCAGTTAAATAAAGCAAGTTCGCTAGAAAAAGCCGAAGTTTACCGCCAACAAGGTTTTTGGTTCGACGCTTTATCGGCATTGACTGAAAATCCAGATTCTGTAGCAGAGGAAACTATGATGCGTCAAAAATGGTCTGAAATGTTAGTTTCTGTTGGTTTAGAAACCTTAGCATCCAAGCCTTTTATTAAAACAAAATTAATTGAAAATCCGTAG
- a CDS encoding DUF433 domain-containing protein, with amino-acid sequence MNDYQLKNLERITFNPQIMAGQACIRGMRIPVSLLVNLVANGKPFEEILEEYPDLELDDIKQSLQYAALLTR; translated from the coding sequence ATGAATGATTATCAACTTAAAAATCTAGAACGCATTACTTTCAATCCCCAAATCATGGCAGGACAGGCTTGTATTCGCGGAATGCGAATTCCCGTATCTTTGCTCGTTAATTTAGTGGCTAATGGTAAGCCTTTTGAAGAGATTTTAGAAGAATATCCAGACTTGGAATTGGATGATATCAAGCAATCTTTACAGTATGCAGCTTTACTGACGCGATAA
- a CDS encoding DUF5615 family PIN-like protein → MRELGHDVFHLRDRGLQKLPDDKILALAQVEQRIILTIDLDFAQLLAVSKQSLPSVILFRLGNENYNEINQRLIEVLKNCQQELETGAIVSVNNETFRVKKLPI, encoded by the coding sequence TTGCGCGAACTCGGTCACGATGTTTTTCATCTAAGGGATAGGGGATTACAAAAGTTACCAGATGATAAAATTCTCGCTTTAGCTCAAGTCGAGCAACGAATTATTTTGACTATAGATTTGGATTTTGCTCAACTATTAGCCGTTAGTAAACAATCTCTACCCAGTGTAATTCTATTTAGGTTGGGTAATGAAAACTATAATGAAATCAATCAACGGCTAATTGAGGTCTTGAAGAATTGTCAACAGGAGCTAGAAACAGGGGCAATCGTCTCTGTAAATAATGAAACTTTTAGAGTGAAAAAATTACCAATATAA
- a CDS encoding response regulator, producing MTSKQLLIIDDNEDNRILVKLALEMNQDWSISTAIDGIEGITKAELERPDVILLDLLMPGLDGLTVYEVLKSNLFTCTIPIIFMTAFTQEKMLCELEKTLAEGVITKPFDVVNLDSQIAKICEWESS from the coding sequence ATGACTAGCAAACAGTTGTTAATTATTGACGACAACGAAGATAACAGAATACTAGTTAAGCTTGCTCTGGAGATGAATCAAGACTGGTCAATTTCAACTGCGATCGATGGAATAGAAGGTATTACTAAAGCAGAACTTGAAAGACCAGATGTAATTCTTTTAGATTTGCTCATGCCTGGCTTAGATGGACTGACTGTTTATGAAGTCTTAAAGTCTAATTTATTCACCTGTACAATCCCCATCATTTTCATGACAGCTTTTACTCAAGAAAAGATGCTTTGTGAGTTAGAAAAAACTTTAGCTGAAGGAGTAATTACTAAGCCTTTTGATGTTGTTAATCTAGATTCGCAAATAGCAAAAATTTGTGAATGGGAGTCTAGTTAA
- a CDS encoding cytochrome P450 — protein sequence MEATPNLFVLLPALWGLTQYFKKLIAERRLKPQDDLTTALVKAQENDDRLTDDEILATLFLLLSAGHETTVNLIASGTLALLEQPEQLAQLRQTPDLIEPAIEELLRFVCPAETATERYAREDIAIAGTTIPKGELVLAVIGSANRDANFCDNPDLLDFTREKNNHVAFGHGAHYCLGAPLTRLEGQIAINTLVQRMPDLRLSIAPNQLQWRGGLILRGLKTLPVSF from the coding sequence ATGGAAGCGACTCCCAATTTATTTGTCTTACTTCCAGCACTTTGGGGGCTGACGCAATATTTTAAAAAACTGATTGCTGAGCGTCGGCTCAAACCCCAGGATGACTTGACCACAGCCTTAGTGAAAGCACAAGAAAATGACGATCGCCTAACCGACGATGAAATTCTCGCCACGCTGTTTTTACTTTTAAGTGCGGGTCATGAAACTACGGTAAATTTAATTGCCAGTGGGACGTTAGCCTTATTGGAACAGCCAGAACAATTAGCCCAGTTACGGCAAACGCCAGACCTAATCGAACCCGCGATCGAAGAACTATTGCGTTTTGTCTGTCCAGCGGAAACAGCTACTGAGCGATATGCTCGTGAAGATATTGCGATCGCAGGTACAACTATTCCCAAGGGCGAACTAGTTTTGGCTGTGATTGGCTCAGCAAATCGCGATGCTAACTTTTGTGACAACCCCGATCTACTGGACTTCACCCGCGAGAAGAATAATCACGTAGCCTTTGGGCATGGTGCGCATTACTGTCTGGGTGCGCCTCTAACACGACTGGAGGGACAAATCGCCATTAATACCCTCGTTCAGCGTATGCCTGATTTGCGCCTGAGCATTGCTCCAAATCAACTACAATGGCGAGGCGGTTTAATTTTGCGTGGATTGAAGACATTACCAGTATCTTTTTAG